In Panulirus ornatus isolate Po-2019 chromosome 30, ASM3632096v1, whole genome shotgun sequence, a single genomic region encodes these proteins:
- the LOC139758392 gene encoding uncharacterized protein gives MLTVLRRRRGALLYLACSCALLVLCFLTSATRDARVSHSTSGEAYPWQMVGYDEYGCGCPRSGPPIVASSQASLCSDWSTSRGLGQKVVSYSVYGDMNDKQVYKQYYSAIEDRIKDVEKYYKGWIMRLYHNQSRLDARSMSFLCRLYCLYPHFDPCQVDELYPTEQAARQNQRRPATVNFTDYEMYLRDTMKGKSVKYYRVPMRIVTPKEGGGGTTPAGKESKREEEEEAGRAVEGVSGDTGQRGSAGSNLRSDAAPPTQSSRHNRGGLSFERLLVGKMWRFVVMADPLVVEFLVRDTDSVVLPREVSAVDQWLTNSTAVLHVMRDHPSHNGLILAGMWGGSRLRGGDKLTELLKGMMRWPPRNLWDYDQILLKRVVWPEVLDTVLAHDSYFCANPHFRSRHRSVPFPTRRQGRYFVGWGPTRNHELPGVLPCPRVCRPPEHQDWVFC, from the exons ATGCTAACGGTGCTACGGAGACGGCGTGGAGCACTGCTGTACCTCGCCTGCTCCTGTGCCCTCCTGGTTCTCTGCTTCCTGACCTCGGCCACCAGGGACGCCCGCGTCAGCCACTCGACGAGTGGGGAGGCTTACCCCTGGCAGATGGTCGGTTATGATGAGTACGGCTGCGGCTGCCCGAGATCCGGTCCGCCAATTGTGGCATCTAGTCAAGCGTCGCTATGCAGCGACTGGTCGACCAGCAGAGGTTTAGGCCAGAAAGTTGTGTCCTACAGCGTTTACGGCGACATGAACGATAAGCAAGTCTACAAACAGTATTACTCCGCCATAGAAGATAGGATTAAGGACGTGGAAAAATACTATAAAG gCTGGATAATGCGGCTCTATCACAACCAGAGCAGGTTGGATGCCAGGTCCATGAGCTTCCTCTGCCGCCTCTACTGCCTCTACCCACACTTCGACCCCTGCCAGGTCGACGAACTGTATCCGACGGAGCAAGCTGCCCGCCAGAATCAAAGACGCCCCGCTACGGTTAACTTCACAGATTATGAGATGTACCTCAGGGATACCATGAAGGGAAAGTCGGTGAAGTATTACAGAGTCCCGATGAGAATAGTGACGCCAAAGGAGGGCGGTGGAGGTACGACACCCGCAGGGAAGgagagcaagagggaggaggaggaggaagcaggtaGAGCGGTGGAGGGCGTCAGTGGCGACACTGGCCAGCGAGGGAGCGCGGGAAGCAACCTCCGCTCCGACGCCGCGCCTCCCACACAGTCTTCCAGACATAACC GAGGAGGGTTGAGCTTCGAGAGGCTGCTGGTGGGCAAGATGTGGAGGTTTGTGGTGATGGCCGACCCCCTTGTCGTTGAGTTCCTGGTTCGGGACACAGACTCTGTTGTCCTGCCCAGGGAGGTGTCCGCCGTGGACCAGTGGCTCACCAACTCCACCGCCGTGTTGCACGTGATGCGGGACCACCCCAGCCACAACGGTCTCATACTGGCAG GGATGTGGGGCGGGTCTCGCCTGCGCGGGGGCGACAAGCTGACCGAGCTGCTGAAGGGCATGATGCGCTGGCCTCCCCGGAACCTGTGGGACTACGACCAGATACTCCTGAAGAGGGTGGTGTGGCCGGAGGTCCTCGACACTGTG CTGGCGCACGACAGTTACTTCTGCGCCAACCCACACTTTCGGTCGCGTCACCGCTCGGTGCCGTTCCCGACACGTCGGCAGGGTCGCTACTTCGTCGGGTGGGGTCCGACCAGGAACCACGAGCTACCAGGTGTCCTGCCGTGTCCCCGAGTGTGCCGGCCCCCCGAGCACCAGGACTGGGTCTTCTGCTAA